AGTTCATCAATGGGGGATAATAATCACATATACTCCATAAGAATATTGCAAAAATTAATGAGATAATGGAGGGACAAGGAACAATGCCCGGCATATAaggcacacaataaatattaactgtcGTTCTCAGGATGTTAACCACAAGTTCTCTCCTTATTTAGGCCCTAGAGTACCCACGGAGGATGGTCTATGTGTAAATGCAAAGAAATTACCGAAAGCTAAGGTCCAGTCCTAGCTCTTCCAGACTGAAAACATGGTGATTTTGCACCCCCGGCAGCTGGGGGGTATGCGTTAACGTAGGAAAAAAACTCCACAAAGGGTCTCACGCTTCTTTTAATCTGAAGAACATTACAGGCTCCTCGTCTTaagatataaattatttataacgTTACACAACAAGCAGCGAACCAACAATTTAAAAACTAGGTTAAGTCTACACGGTGTTAATTTCTGGCAACAGTCCTCTCTcaatctgttttgtatttttttttttaaaaacaaaaggcatCCCTGCCCCCGTTTCAGTAGACGTGCACCATGCCGTAGAGGAATGTCCAGAACAGGACGTAGGTGAAGAGGCCTCCGATGAGACCTCCTGTAAAGAGGGGTCTTCGCGACTTAAAATATTTGTTCCATCTCCTTCCCGCCTTGAGAATTAAGAGCAGGGAGAGCAGGATGGAGGCGAGCAGGTAGAAAATGAAGCCGTAGAGCCCGGTGAGGCCGAGGATTCCGGCCGTGGCCCCCGACAGCGCCGACACCGAGGTCCGGCAGTAATCGAGGACGGCGGCGTTGCCCCGCACAGCGGCCTCGCTGATGAACGGCGGCCCTTCCCGCTTGGCCACCACGGTGGCCATCGCATCCGCCGGGGCTCACCCTCTGCTTCCTCGCGGAGCAACGCGGGGCTGCGGAGAGAACCAAGTTACAAGTGGCGCTCGGAGCGCGGCGAGTTGGCTTCACGCCGCCCCTCCCCCTGGGGTGGCCGAGACCTCGCACCCCTCCTGGGTCTCGGACCTTCGAAAGACGCGGAGAAGATTGAGGGCTCGGGCCGGCCATGGGGGCGATGGCAGGTCTGCACTTCCCGCCCAGGCTAGCCCAGTTACCTGGAACCCGGCGGCGGACGCGATCACTCGGCGTTTCCTCACACAGCCAGTGGCAAGGA
This is a stretch of genomic DNA from Camelus bactrianus isolate YW-2024 breed Bactrian camel chromosome 16, ASM4877302v1, whole genome shotgun sequence. It encodes these proteins:
- the EMC6 gene encoding ER membrane protein complex subunit 6, which translates into the protein MATVVAKREGPPFISEAAVRGNAAVLDYCRTSVSALSGATAGILGLTGLYGFIFYLLASILLSLLLILKAGRRWNKYFKSRRPLFTGGLIGGLFTYVLFWTFLYGMVHVY